Below is a window of Rhodopseudomonas sp. P2A-2r DNA.
CCTTCACCGACAAGTCGCCCTATGGCGACGCCATCGATCCCGAGATTGCCGCCGCGGTACGCGACGTCGCCACCCTGCTGGAAGGACTTGGCCACCACATCGAGGAGCGCGCGCCGGTGTTGCCGGCCGATCCGGCGCAGGTGATCGCGGCGATCGTCGCCGCCAACACCGCCCTGACGGTGCGGCTCGCCGAGCAGAAACTGGGCCGTGCCGTGACCGCGGATGATTTCGAGAAACTGACCCTGGGCAGCGCCCACAATGCGCGAAAAGCCAGCGCGGTCGACTATGTCGCCGCGCAGCAAAATGCTTTCCTGATCTCACGCGCCGTGACCGCCTTCTTCGCGGGCTGCGATGTATTCCTGTCGCCGACGCTGTGCCTGCCGCCGGTGCGGCTTGGCGAGATCGACACGATGTCGGACAATCTCGGCGGCATCGCGCCGTTGCTGCGGCGCTATATGCCGGGCACCAGCATGGCCAACATGACCGGCCAGCCGTCGATGTCGGTGCCGCTGGCCTGGAGCGCTAGTGGACTGCCTCTCGGCATGATGTTCACCGGTCATTTTGGCGACGAGGCGACGCTGTTTTGCGTTGCAGCGCAGCTCGAGCAGATCCGTCCGTGGCGGCACAAGCGGCCGCCGATCTGCGCCTGAATTCGGCCAAAAGCCTTTCTTAACAAGGAACCTGCTATAGTTGATGGAGTCATATTTGTAGTTCAGCAGGTTGCCGGGAGATGCGTTTTTGAACCAGAACGATCCGACCGATCATGCACTCGCGGCGATTGCGAGCATTCTCGATCATCCCGCCGAGAACCTGAGCCCCAGGACGGAGTCCGCTGCCCCGCCGGCGGCTGACGAACCGGCCCACGCTGCCGAACCGGTGGAGGAGCCGGCTCCGAGCATTGCCCCCGAACCGGAGGCCATCGACGTCGATCACTACGTGAAACTCGGCCCTGGTCCGCTCGAGGCGATCCGGTTTCGCTGGGCAGCGCGGCGCGACGACGAAGGCCGCTACTTCGTCGACGAGACCATCGGTTCGAATTCACGGCCGCTGAGCAGCGGGCCGATGCCGAAGGACGAGGTGATCGGTTTCATCGACGCGCGAGCCCGCGAGGCGCAGCAGCGCTTTGACGCGCTGAAAAGCCAGATGACACTCCGCCCGCACGACGCCGACCACGACGGCTACGAAGCCGGCGAGAGCTGACGCATCCCACCGTCGGACAACGGTGTGTCGATCGCTTCCCCGCGTTGAAACGCGCCGGCATCCCTGTAGAATGGCCGTCAACCTGCGCATCCAATCGCGGTGATGTGGGACAATGGGGGACACAATATGAGGGGACGCCTCGCAGCCGGCCTGTGCGCCGCGCTGATGTTCATGACCGCGCCGTTGCTCGCTCAGACGCCGTCGCGGCTCGACGACATCGTCAAGCGCGGGACCATTCGCGTCGGCCTGACCGGCGATTACATGCCGTTCAGTTCGTACCAGGGCGACACATCGACCTTTCGCGGCTTCGACGTCGACATGGCGGAAGCCCTGGCGAAGGCTCTCGGCGTCAAGGCCGAATACGTCAAGACCAGCTGGCCGAAACTGATGGCGGATTTCGAGGCCGATCAATTCGACATGGCCATGGGCGGCGTATCCATCACCCTCGATCGCCAGAAGAAGGGACTGTTCTCGACCCCGATCATGCGCGAGGGCAAGACGCCGATCGCCCGCTGCGCCGACAATGGCAAGTTCGAGACGCTCGCCGAGATCGATCGGCCCGGCGTCCGCGT
It encodes the following:
- a CDS encoding transporter substrate-binding domain-containing protein, which codes for MRGRLAAGLCAALMFMTAPLLAQTPSRLDDIVKRGTIRVGLTGDYMPFSSYQGDTSTFRGFDVDMAEALAKALGVKAEYVKTSWPKLMADFEADQFDMAMGGVSITLDRQKKGLFSTPIMREGKTPIARCADNGKFETLAEIDRPGVRVIVNPGGTNERFARAHVKNAEIRMHNDNVTIFDEIANGRADLMMTDSSETLYQQKLHRGVLCAVHPGKPFDFAEKAYWLQRDVPLKAFVDQWLHIVIEDGSYKSIYSRWFD